The Mangrovibacillus cuniculi sequence AGCTCATCGCCATTCGTAATGATGATTGGTGTTACAGTAGCTTTTGCTTTTTGTTTCACTAGTTCCATATCAAAAGTAACTAGTGTATCACCAACAGAAACTTTATCCCCTTCTCCTACATGTGCTTCAAACCCTTCCCCTTTCATACCAACTGTTTCTAAGCCGATATGAATAAGAACTTCCGCACCATTTTCAGCTTTTAAGCCTACTGCATGTTTTGTAGGGAAAACTTGCATAACTTCACCATTGACAGGCGAAACAACTTTTCCTTCAGTAGGTTCAATTGCTACTCCGTCACCCATCATTTTTTGAGAGAAAACTGGATCTGGTACTTCTTCTAAAGAAACAAGCTCTCCTGTTAATGGTGCTTTTATTGCAATTCCTTTTGGTGCTTCTTCTTTTTTTCCAAATAATTTTTTAAACAACTTATATACACACCTTTCTATACTATGTATTTACACTAAATTTAATGGAGTAAAACATGTGAATATATACACACACTTGAAGAATTTTACCATAAGTTATTTTTGGATGCCATGAAAAGCTTTCATGTAAACACTTTCATCTATAAATTACTCAACGATAGAAGATTTCTCCAACTTTATCGCAAATAATTACACTCATTTTCGAGCCACTAAATTAGTATTTACTTATTTTTAAATAACTTAACATACTCTCCGTATCCTTCTTCTTCCAATTTATCTATTGGAACAAAGCGAAGCGCAGCAGAATTGATACAATAACGTAAACCACCTGCTTCTTTAGGGCCATCTGGAAAAACATGGCCTAAATGTGTCTTGCCTTCTTTTCCTCTCACCTCTGTTCGAATCATAAAATGTGAAAGATCTTTTTTCTCTTCAATTTCATGTTCCTCTATTGGTCTTGTAAAACTCGGCCATCCACAACCAGCATCATATTTATCACGTGAATGGAAAAGTGGCTTTCCTGAAACAATATCTACATAAATACCATCTTCAAAATGATTGTAATATTCATTTTGATATGGTGGTTCTGTTCCATTATTTTGGGTAACCTCGTATTGTATAGGTGTTAGTTTTTTTAATTTCTCTTCTCTATTCATTATTTTTCCCCCAATGCTTTTCAATAAAAGCTTTTCTACCAGAGCCTGTTTGATAAGAATTGTACCTTGCTGGGTTCTTTTTGTAAAAATCTTGATGATATTCCTCTGCAGGATAAAACTTAGAGGCACTTGTTATTGGTGTAACGATTGAGCTAGTAAATTTTCCGCTTGACTCAAGCTTTTGTTTTGATTGTTCGGCCTTTATTCGTTGTTCTTCATTATGAACAAATATTTCGGTACGATAACTTGAACCTCGATCATAAAACTGCCCACCTGCGTCTGTTGGATCAATTTGTTGCCAAAATAGTTCAAGTAATGTTTCATATTTCATAATTGTAGGATCAAATGTAATTTGTACCGCTTCTGTGTGTCCAGTAAGATTTGTACATACTTCTTCATAAGTAGGGTTTTCTTTATGCCCCCAGTATATCCTGAAATGACGGATTCAACTCCTGGATATTGGTCAAATGGTTTAACCATACACCAAAAGCAGCCTCCTGCAAAAGTTGCTTTTTCCAATACACTCGCCTCCCGCTGATTTTACTTTTAGTGTACCCCTTTTTAAGATAATTCTCTAATCATCCGACTTCTAAACACCAAACAAGACTATTCAGCATATCGTATAGGCGTATCCCTATAAAGGAGTGGAAGTTATGAATCAAGATCAATTATTTCAAAAAGCAGCAATGTATGATTTATTATCTTGTTATTACAAATACAGTGACCCCACACTTCACGTGAAGTATTATGAAAAACATCTTAAGTATATGCACAAAGCGTTGCAAACAGTTAGAGGTACTTCTCAGCAAGGTGGCTTAGCTTACGTTAGAGCATTACACGCAGCTCCAGATGCACCAGCTGTAGATATCTTCGTCAATGGTAATCGTGTCCTTACTAATGTTAAGTTCGGTCAAATCAGTGATTACTTACCTCTACCGGCCGGGTCTTACCACATTGACATTTATCCTACTGGTAATCAAACCACCACTGTTATCAGTAAAAAAGTAAAAGTAGAGCCAAACCAAGTACTAACATTAGCTGCAATAGGATTAGGAAACTCTCTACGTTTACTACCTTACGCTGACGATCCGTTTGTTCCAAATAACGAGACAAAAGTTCGTTTTATACACCTTTCTCCTGATGCACCAGCAGTAGATATTGCTGTAAAAGGAGGAGATGTAATTTTTGAAAATATCTCTTACAAGCAAGCAACTGATTACTTAGGATTAACTCCTATGACTGTTAATCTTGAAGTACGTATTGCAGGTACAAAAGACGTCGTTCTAGACGTGCCAAACGTAAGCTTAAGTCCAAATGAATCCTATACTATTTTCGCACTGGGAAAAGCAAGTGGTTCACCTGAACTAGAAGCAAAACTTGTAAAAGGGTGATTTTTTCAGGAATTTATACAACACTCTTTTCTTAATAGTCTTGCAGGACACATGACACCTAATTCAATTCCTCTCATGATCCCTGAGAGAATTGCACAATACGCCTACCAGTTGTTTTTTTACATTAGATATTTACAAAAAAGAGCTTAGTCAAAGCGTTTACTTCGAC is a genomic window containing:
- a CDS encoding DUF4397 domain-containing protein, encoding MNQDQLFQKAAMYDLLSCYYKYSDPTLHVKYYEKHLKYMHKALQTVRGTSQQGGLAYVRALHAAPDAPAVDIFVNGNRVLTNVKFGQISDYLPLPAGSYHIDIYPTGNQTTTVISKKVKVEPNQVLTLAAIGLGNSLRLLPYADDPFVPNNETKVRFIHLSPDAPAVDIAVKGGDVIFENISYKQATDYLGLTPMTVNLEVRIAGTKDVVLDVPNVSLSPNESYTIFALGKASGSPELEAKLVKG
- the msrB gene encoding peptide-methionine (R)-S-oxide reductase MsrB, whose amino-acid sequence is MNREEKLKKLTPIQYEVTQNNGTEPPYQNEYYNHFEDGIYVDIVSGKPLFHSRDKYDAGCGWPSFTRPIEEHEIEEKKDLSHFMIRTEVRGKEGKTHLGHVFPDGPKEAGGLRYCINSAALRFVPIDKLEEEGYGEYVKLFKNK
- a CDS encoding PTS sugar transporter subunit IIA; translation: MFKKLFGKKEEAPKGIAIKAPLTGELVSLEEVPDPVFSQKMMGDGVAIEPTEGKVVSPVNGEVMQVFPTKHAVGLKAENGAEVLIHIGLETVGMKGEGFEAHVGEGDKVSVGDTLVTFDMELVKQKAKATVTPIIITNGDELASVETETGKPVTAGQDSIMTVTAK